Proteins co-encoded in one Anolis carolinensis isolate JA03-04 unplaced genomic scaffold, rAnoCar3.1.pri scaffold_9, whole genome shotgun sequence genomic window:
- the LOC134293593 gene encoding chromodomain-helicase-DNA-binding protein 2-like, with protein MSRPEHCGSSLYSVLSPLPNATSAPAPAPAPAPAPAPPLPPPPPPPPPPPKVQHPQPHPSQIHGQQCDNYSYPKKRPFSNSDRSDWQRERKLSYGGNSRQGRGGERHHPYEQHRHKEHHDGDRRPREEPHCSSESYQPKTPSRKRPHEQDNSDRDHRGHRDSYDRHHHDPKRRRTEEIRPHQQEFRRMSDPIGYHGQGPSDHHRSFRPEKSGDSKMSSAPPSKYYDPRSPHAQKAPHEAMSVFEHRSPLQGLYRDQKISPGYNWRSRKT; from the exons ATGTCTCGCCCGGAGCACTGTGGGTCCAGCTTGTATTCCGTTTTGTCTCCCTTGCCCAACGCCACTtcagctcctgctcctgctcctgctcctgctcctgctcctgctcctcctcttcctcctcctcctcctcctcctcctcctcctccaaaggtccAGCATCCACAGCCCCATCCTTCTCAGATACATGGGCAACAGTGTGACAACTACAGCTACCCGAAGAAAAGGCCTTTCAGTAATTCGG ACCGAAGCGACTGGCAGCGGGAGCGCAAGCTCAGCTACGGCGGCAACTCCAGGCAAGGACGGGGTGGAGAACGGCACCATCCGTACGAGCAGCACAGGCACAAGGAGCACCACGATGGAGACCGCCGCCCACGCGAGGAACCTCATTGCAGCTCGGAGAGCTACCAGCCCAAGACCCCCTCTCGCAAGCGGCCCCATGAGCAGGACAACAGTGACCGGGACCACCGGGGCCACCGTGACTCCTATGACCG GCACCACCATGATCCCAAGCGGCGAAGAACCGAAGAGATCCGTCCTCACCAGCAAGAATTCAGGCGGATGTCGGACCCCATCGGCTACCACGGCCAGGGGCCTTCAGACCACCACCGCTCTTTCCGCCCGGAGAAGTCTGGTGATTCTAAgatgtcctctgctcctccctccAAGTACTACGATCCTCGCTCCCCACATGCACAGAAAGCCCCACATGAAGCCATGTCTGTCTTTGAACACCGGTCCCCCCTGCAAGGGTTATATAGGGATCAGAAGATCAGTCCTGGATATAACTGGCGCAGCCGGAAGACATAA
- the LOC134293591 gene encoding chromodomain-helicase-DNA-binding protein 2-like, with amino-acid sequence MRPVKKALKQLVNPKRGLSEKDQVEHIRRCLLEIGDHISECLKAFSEQEELKLWRGNLWIFASKFTDCDARKLHNLYKRVHKKRSQEEEWKQQKKEEATGAKKMSRPEHCGSSLYSVLSPLPNATSAPAPAPAPAPAPAPAPAPAPPLPPPPPPPPPKVQHPQPHPSQIHGQQCDNYSYPKKRPFSNSDRSDWQRERKLSYGGNSRQGRGGERHRHKEHHDGDRCPREEPHCSSESYQPKTPSRKQPREQDNSDRDHRGHRDSYDRHHHDPKRRRTEEIRPHQQEFRRMSDPIGYHGQGPSDHHRSFLPEKSGDSKMSSAPPSKYYDPRSPHAQKAPHEAMSVFEHRSPLQGLYRDQKISPGYNWRSRKT; translated from the exons ATGCGGCCGGTGAAGAAAGCGCTGAAGCAGCTGGTCAATCCGAAGAGAGGGCTGTCTGAGAAGGATCAGGTGGAGCACATCCGGAGGTGCCTCCTGGAGATCGGTGACCACATCTCCGAGTGCTTGAAGGCGTTCTCGGAGCAGGAGGAGCTCAAGCTCTGGAGAGG GaacctctggatctttgcctccaaGTTCACAGACTGTGATGCGAGGAAGCTGCACAACCTGTACAAGAGGGTGCACAAGAAGCGGtcccaggaggaggag TGGAAACAGCAGAAGAAAGAAGAGGCCACCGGAGCCAAGAAGATGTCTCGCCCGGAGCACTGTGGGTCCAGCTTGTATTCCGTTTTGTCTCCCTTGCCCAACGCCACTtcagctcctgctcctgctcctgctcctgctcctgctcctgctcctgctcctgctcctgctcctcctcttcctcctcctcctcctcctcctcctccaaaggtccAGCATCCACAGCCCCATCCTTCTCAGATACATGGGCAACAGTGTGACAACTACAGCTACCCGAAGAAAAGGCCTTTCAGTAATTCGG ACCGAAGCGACTGGCAGCGGGAGCGCAAGCTCAGCTACGGCGGCAACTCCAGGCAAGGACGGGGTGGAGAACGGCACAGGCACAAGGAGCACCACGATGGAGACCGCTGCCCACGCGAGGAACCTCATTGCAGCTCGGAGAGCTACCAGCCCAAGACCCCCTCTCGCAAGCAGCCCCGTGAGCAGGACAACAGTGACCGGGACCACCGGGGCCACCGTGACTCCTATGACCG GCACCACCATGATCCCAAGCGGCGAAGAACCGAAGAGATCCGTCCTCACCAGCAAGAATTCAGGCGGATGTCGGACCCCATCGGCTACCACGGCCAGGGGCCTTCAGACCACCACCGCTCTTTCCTCCCGGAGAAGTCTGGTGATTCTAAgatgtcctctgctcctccctccAAGTACTACGATCCTCGCTCCCCACATGCACAGAAAGCCCCACATGAAGCCATGTCTGTCTTTGAACACCGGTCCCCCCTGCAAGGGTTATATAGGGATCAGAAGATCAGTCCTGGATATAACTGGCGCAGCCGGAAGACATAA